The nucleotide window TCTTTGCAACTCTGGCACGTTTTGCGATGCATGTAGGGAATGACATCGAACACCAACAATATCAAGTAGACTTAAATGTGCGATGGATGGCTGCAGTTTATTTAAAGAACGGTATCAATAAGTATTGGAGACGTAATGTTCGAAATGAACTGCCAAgcgaagaaaaacaacaaattcgtgagatattgttgaaaaatttcagTAACGAACCAGTGCCACAAGTAGCTTTACAGATTGCCGTGCTTATAGCACGCATAGCTCGCATTGATTGTCCTCGTGACTGGCCAGAGCTAATACCTCAGTTAGTTAAACAGTTACAAATGTGCGCTCAAAATGATAGTGGAGCTGGAGAACAACAACGAGTGCTACTTATTCTTCATCATGTGATAAAAGCTCTGGCGTCTCGTCGCATGATGGCAGAAAAACGAGTTTTCGAAGAACTAGCAaggaatttatttatgtatatgcaagaGTTATGGGATGCTTTCACAACCCTTTTCTTTCATCAACTAAAAACAGCTTCTATAAATGCAATATCAACTTTAGAACGTGCACTTTTATCGATGCGAATATTACGCAAACTTACAGTTTACGGTTTTCCCAAGCCCTTTAAAATCGAATGTTGCATGCGCTTTCTGGAACAACTATTTAGTCGACTCAAGCAGTGCTTAGAATGTCGATATGAATTACAACATCTTGGAGCTGAAGAACAATTATTAAGACTACTTGAAAagtttatattaaaacaaatgaaaacgtTAACTGAATTTCAAGATATGCACTCCAGTTCATTTGCACGTTTTGTTCCTGTTGCTCTAGAGTTTAGCTTTGAGCATGTCTTCCATGAAGGTGCGCGTCTAATATTTACTGATAATGTTATTAACTTTAGCAACTTCGCTATTCATTGCATTAATCTTATGAAGGGCATAATGATGTGCAGTGCTTATGCAAATTCGGCAAATACCGGTGAACAACTTGCAACTGAACCGGAGGCCGCTCCACATATAGCACTATCCGACTTTTTCACAAATGAGCGTTTATGTTACATTTGCGACAAAATTATAACGCACTACTTTTTGTTGACTCAAATCGAACTAGATCAATGGATGGAGGATCCCGAAGGTTTCGCACAAGATGATGGCGGAGAGAGCTGGAAGTATGCTCTTCGTCCGTGTATCGAGTCATTTTTCCTCACATGTTTCAGCCAATACCAGTCGCAAATGACGACTGAGGTTGTGAAGTATATACGTAAAGCTCAGCAAATTGAATTATCTCCCGCATCTGATCTTAAAGATATACTACTAAAAGATGCCATATATAATGCTGCAGGATTggcttcatttcatttttttaatgacATCGACTTTGACTCTTGGTTTAGTAATCAACTATTAGCGGAGCTACGTATTGAAAGCGACAATTTTCGAATTCTTCGGCGACGAATTATCTGGTTAGTCGCAGAGTGGGCAGCTGTTAAATTTTCAAGAAACTTACGTCCTTTGGCATATGAGGCATGCCTACATTTACTGCGTACAACTGAGGATATGTCTATACGACTGGCAGCTTCCCGTACACTATCGACATTAATTGGAGACTTTGAATTTGCCCCTGAGCACTTTCTACCGTATTTAGAGCCTTCTTTCAATGCACTTTTTGTACTCTTGGGAGAAGCTAGAGAATGTGACACCAAAATGAATGTGCTGACGATTATGTCGTGTATTGTGGAAAAGATGAGCGACAACATTGAACCGCAGGTGGAGAATCTAATATCGTATCTGCCACTTTTATGGAAGGAAAGCGAAGACTTTAATATGTTACGATGTGCTATAATATGCACATTGCAGCAGCTAGCAAAGGCAGTGCGTGATATCCCGGAATCTATGAAGCCATTCCTCTATAACGTTATTCAGCTCAGCACTGACCTTCAGGTAgtacttataaataatttaatacataca belongs to Zeugodacus cucurbitae isolate PBARC_wt_2022May chromosome 6, idZeuCucr1.2, whole genome shotgun sequence and includes:
- the LOC105219478 gene encoding importin-11, which gives rise to MNIEVASPEMMVCETLRAATDSNHEVVLKAEAQLAEWETQPGFFATLARFAMHVGNDIEHQQYQVDLNVRWMAAVYLKNGINKYWRRNVRNELPSEEKQQIREILLKNFSNEPVPQVALQIAVLIARIARIDCPRDWPELIPQLVKQLQMCAQNDSGAGEQQRVLLILHHVIKALASRRMMAEKRVFEELARNLFMYMQELWDAFTTLFFHQLKTASINAISTLERALLSMRILRKLTVYGFPKPFKIECCMRFLEQLFSRLKQCLECRYELQHLGAEEQLLRLLEKFILKQMKTLTEFQDMHSSSFARFVPVALEFSFEHVFHEGARLIFTDNVINFSNFAIHCINLMKGIMMCSAYANSANTGEQLATEPEAAPHIALSDFFTNERLCYICDKIITHYFLLTQIELDQWMEDPEGFAQDDGGESWKYALRPCIESFFLTCFSQYQSQMTTEVVKYIRKAQQIELSPASDLKDILLKDAIYNAAGLASFHFFNDIDFDSWFSNQLLAELRIESDNFRILRRRIIWLVAEWAAVKFSRNLRPLAYEACLHLLRTTEDMSIRLAASRTLSTLIGDFEFAPEHFLPYLEPSFNALFVLLGEARECDTKMNVLTIMSCIVEKMSDNIEPQVENLISYLPLLWKESEDFNMLRCAIICTLQQLAKAVRDIPESMKPFLYNVIQLSTDLQELSHIYLIEEGLALWVAVVENSTVMSTELLALCKNLLPIIEMSSENLRIVLILIQAYILLDAHSFLERYGKEFVQFCTRMFEDLRPEGIALMLKVFETCLKSDANYGLELVRPALPYIFKQVYLDKEFPMLMSMYLMMVARVLLISQSVFTAVLQELQLPNALETILDVWIRKMPLVTEVEKRKLFALAFASIFTNNSILIERFPAIMQNIGDTLMDVMREEDDEVDDINTSDSVVNTPPRPTGEKEIKFCDSLVFLDEHDLDTSNYCIMDDFDYKTYHYDRCRQLSLKDPVHKIVLTEYLEWQLNTLRTQMGEEAYQQLMQTVYGSVLEKIGKFVKLNLNFQPN